A DNA window from Pseudomonas sp. B21-056 contains the following coding sequences:
- a CDS encoding MarR family winged helix-turn-helix transcriptional regulator codes for MLDLKNPTSQQMAMEAFFFGYQAFTAKADEMLERRGLSRVHQRIVFFVARYPSLSVKELLALLGVTKQALNMPLRQLMEMHLVNSVASETDKRKRLLELTDEGARFEQALRREQVKLLERVFAEAGEAAVNGWLAVNMALGKGSAD; via the coding sequence ATGCTTGACCTTAAAAACCCGACTTCCCAGCAGATGGCCATGGAAGCGTTCTTCTTCGGCTACCAGGCGTTCACCGCCAAGGCCGATGAAATGCTTGAGCGTCGAGGGTTGAGCCGCGTGCACCAGCGCATCGTTTTCTTCGTTGCCCGGTATCCGTCGCTGAGTGTGAAAGAACTGCTGGCCCTGCTGGGCGTGACCAAGCAGGCCCTGAACATGCCGTTGCGACAACTGATGGAAATGCACCTGGTGAACAGCGTTGCCTCCGAGACCGACAAGCGTAAGCGGCTGCTGGAGCTGACCGACGAAGGGGCGCGGTTCGAACAGGCGTTGCGCCGCGAGCAGGTGAAGTTGCTGGAGCGGGTGTTTGCCGAGGCCGGGGAAGCGGCGGTGAATGGGTGGTTGGCGGTGAATATGGCGTTGGGCAAGGGGTCTGCGGACTGA